A portion of the Zootoca vivipara chromosome 6, rZooViv1.1, whole genome shotgun sequence genome contains these proteins:
- the CCDC124 gene encoding coiled-coil domain-containing protein 124 — protein sequence MPKKFQGENTKSAAARARKAEAKAAADAKKQKELEDALWKDEDKHVMRKEQRKEEREKRRLEQVERKKELQRLLEEEDAKLKGKTPKPLPPGKVTRAQIDEALRKEQQKENGEPGEKLKSHLEMPLEENINRRVLEEGAVEARTIEDAIAVLSVADDLDRHPERRMKAAFTAFEEVQLPRLKQENPNMRLSQLKQLLKKEWMKSPENPMNQRHMAYNTQK from the exons ATGCCCAAAAAGTTCCAAGGGGAGAACACCAAGTCGGCAGCCGCCCGGGCAAGGAAGGCGGAGGCCAAGGCAGCAGCTGATGCCAAGAAGCAGAAAGAGCTGGAGGATGCCTTATGGAAAGACGAGGACAAACACGTcatgaggaaggagcagaggaag GAAGAGCGCGAGAAACGGCGCCTGGAACAGGTGGAGCGCAAGAAGGAGCTGCAGCGCCTCCTGGAAGAAGAGGATGCCAAGTTGAAGGGGAAGACGCCCAAGCCTCTGCCCCCGGGCAAAGTCACCCGCGCGCAGATTGACGAAGCACTCCGGAAAGAGCAGCAGAAGGAGAACGGGGAACCCG GAGAGAAACTGAAGAGTCACCTTGAGATGCCCTTGGAAGAGAACATCAACCGCAGGGTCCTGGAGGAAGGCGCTGTAGAGGCACGGACCATTGAGGATGCCATTGCGGTGCTCAG cgTTGCCGATGACCTGGACCGCCACCCTGAGCGCCGGATGAAGGCCGCCTTCACGGCTTTCGAGGAAGTCCAGCTGCCGCGGCTGAAGCAGGAAAACCCCAACATGCGCCTCTCGCAGCTGAAGCAGCTCCTCAAGAAAGAGTGGATGAAGTCGCCCGAGAACCCCATGAACCAGCGGCACATGGCTTACAACACCCAGAAATGA